DNA sequence from the Methylacidiphilum kamchatkense Kam1 genome:
CGATGTTTTTATAGTTTTAATAAAAAAAATATGCATCATTTTTATTATAGAGATTCTGAGTTGTATGTGGAAGATGTGCCAGTTTTAAGTCTTGTCAAAGAGTATGGAACCCCGCTTTATATCTATTCTGCTCAAACAATTATTGATCATTACACCAGATTTGAAACGCTATTGGAACCTCTTGATCATTTAATTTGTTATGCTGTCAAAGCCAATTCTAATCTTTGGATACTAAAATTGCTTGCTAACCAGGGAAGCGGGTTTGATCTTGTCAGTGGAGGTGAGCTCTATAGGGTTCTTCGTGCCGGAGGGGATCCGAAAAAATGCACCTTTGCTGGCGTTGGGAAAACCCGATCTGAAATTGAAGAAGCTCTGCGTGTGGGTATTTACAGTTTTATTGTAGAAAGTGAAGAAGAGCTTTTAACGATTGATGCCATTGCGAAGAAGCTGTCCATACAAGCTCCTGTAGCCTTTCGAATTAACCCTGACGTGCAAGCTGCTACCCATGCAAAAATTACTACGGGCAGTGAGGTCAATAAATTTGGAATTGCTTTTTCTCAAGTTTCGGAACTTTTTGACAAATGTTCCAAGCTTGATGGGGTTTTTCTTAAAGGCATTCAGATCCATATCGGTTCGCAAATACAACAGGTAGAGCCTTTTTTGCAGGCAATACAAAAAGTCCTTCCTCTTGTTGAAAAGGCAAGGCAAAAATATGGAGCGGAGTTTTTAGATATTGGGGGAGGCATTGGAATAGTATATGAACAAGCCATAGAAAGTGGTAGAGAAGATTGGTGGAAAGAAAGAAAAGAGTCTTTGACGCTGGCTCAATATGTTGAATCGATCCTTCCTTTAGTCAAACCGCTTGGCATGAGGCTCTTGGTTGAACCTGGAAGAGTTCTTGTTGGAAATGCAGGCATATTGGTCAGCCAAGTTCTTTATGTTAAAAAAGGGGGAGCTAAAAAGTTTATAATTGTTGATGCGGCAATGAATGATCTTGTCAGACCTGCTTTTTACGACGCGTATCATCAAATTATTCCACTAAGAGAACAGTTGGACCCGAGGATGGAAGTTGTCGATGTTGTGGGTCCGGTCTGCGAATCTTCTGATTGTTTTGCAATCGACAGACTTTTACCCAAAGTGCAGGCCGGAGAGTATCTTGCTATCTTCAGTACGGGTGCCTATGGTTTTTCCATGGCTTCTAATTATAATTCTAGACTCAAACCTGCAGAGGTGATGGTTTCAGGTAAGACAGTAAAATTAATTAGAAAACGAGAAAGCTACCAGGATCTCGTTGCCCTGGAAGAAGAGTTGACTTAAAAAGGGATTGTTAAAAGGTTGGGAATAAAATAAAAAAAGAGGATGAACTGGCGGATCGAAACAAAAAAACGGCCGTTCTCTTGATCGATCTTCAGGATAAACTTTTATCTGTGATGGAGAATCGGGATAGGGTTGTGCAGAAAGCCGTACAGATTGTCAAATTGGCAAAATTATTTTCACTACCTCTTTATATCACCGAGCAGGTACCTGAAAAATTAGGTACGACTTGTAAGGAGATTCTTGAAGTAGCTGGAGAAGTTCCTAGGCTCTCGAAAAATACGTTTTCGGCAAGCCCCGTCTTGCCTGCTGATATTCCAAAAAATATTCTTGTCTGCGGAATAGAAACTCATATCTGCGTACGCCAAACAGTGTACGATCTGAGAATGAGAGATAAGACCCCTTATGTGTTAGGAGATGCTATTAGTTCAAGAAATCAAATTGACCATCAGTTGGGGATAGAAGAGATGAGGCAGGATAGAGTTTTGATTAGTTCAGTTGAAGCGATAGCATGGGAAATGATCGAAAAAGCTGAAGGAGACTTTTTCAAGGAATTTCTTTCTATTTTAAAATAGGATAGAGGTTTGGGGTAGCTGTGAAATATGTTTCTTGGTCAAGGAACTAGTGGCAACGATCAGATAAACCCTAGAGATAGGAGTAATAGTTATTTTGCCACCTGAGTTTTTGTCTATATTTATAATATTATCAAGCGCAGTAAGGATCGTTTGCAGCTTGTTTTTGTGGACAACAATTTCTAATTTATAGAGTGTTTTTAATACTGGGAAATATTCGTCGCCTCTATATTTTTCGATTCTATTTTCTTCTTCCTCTAAACCTTTAACTTTATAAATTGTAATAGAAAAGATCTCTTCTTTGAATAAATTTTTTCTTATTTCCCCTAGTTTAAAAGGTTTGACGATCGCCTCTATTTTCAGCAAAGAATCCATAAAAGTAAAAGAGAGAAATTTAAGTCAATCGTAACTTTTAAAAAGCAATAATTATGCCATCAATCAGGCAAGAAAAGCGGTGGAAGACAAAAATTTATGGAAACTCAAGAATCAAACTATTTTAGTGAATTAGAAATAAGAAGTGCGAAACACTCACAATTTATAAGTTTAACAGATAAGATTGAAGAAGAAATTCAACATCGGGGTTGGTATGATGGTCTTTTGCACATTTTCATTCCTCATACAACAGCTGGGATAACGATTCAGGAGGATGCAGATCCCAATGTCATAAAAGATATTCTTTATGTTCTAGACCGGATCGTCCCATGGCACGATCCTTCCTACCACCATACCGAAGGCAATACTGCAGCTCATATTAAAACAGCTCTTTTAGGGAACTCTGTACATTGTAATGTTAGGGGGGGCGGTTGAGATTGGGGAGATGGCAGGGGATTTTTCTTTGTGAATTTGATGGTCCTAGGACAAGAAAAGTTCAACTTACCTTCCTTCCTTTCAATAAGTAAGCTTTTTATAAAGAGGTGGCCATGGGGAGGGCATACCCATTCTTTTAAAGGGATGAGATGAAAAGAGTACCAATATAGAAATCGTCTTTTTTGGGAGATAGGAAAGGGTTATATGCTCTGGATCATAGGAAGTTGTAATATCGATGTGACAGTCAAAGTAGAAAGGTTCCCTAAAGAAGGAGAAACAGTCCTAGCTCTAGAATCACATATTTCTGTTGGGGGAAAAGGAGCAAATCAAGCGGTGGGAGCAGCTGTATGGAAAATCAAGCCGAAGCTTATAGCCTCTGTCGGAAGTGATCCTTTTGGCCAGCAAGTATTTCAGACACTCCAGCAATATGGAGTGGATACGTCCTTTATTGTAGCATCTGACAAGCATCCTACTGGCATGGCATGGATAGAAGTAGATAAAATTGGCAACAACCGGATCACAGTTGTTCCCGGAGCTAATGCCGATCTCCTTGCTGGACAAATCCTCCCAAAATTGGTTTCTTTAAAAGAGACCGATTATGTATTAGCTCAGTTAGAGATTCCTGTGAAGTCCGTCGAATCGTCGTTTGCCTATGCGAAAAGAAAAGGAGCGACAACTATTTTGAATCTTTCTCCCTCTTTCGAAGGACTCGAAGTTCTTCTATCTTTAACCGATTTGCTAGTGCTTAATGAGAAGGAATACTGTCAATTGACTAAGATTTCTTCGTTTTTGGAAACTATGGAAGAAGCTAAAGCCCATTTTTTCCGTTATGGAATCACTGCATTGGTTGTAACAGCAGGAGAATTAGGTGCATTTCTGTCTATGAAAAATAGATCCTTTGTCCATTTCCCAAGCCCTAAAGTTCAGGTTGTAGATAGTTCTGGTGCTGGAGATGCTTTTTTGGGAACATTCAGTGCTTGGATGGAAATGGGAAAATCCATAGAAGAAGCTCTGAAAGCTTCTGTAATTTCTGGCTCTTTAGCCTGTTGCCGTTTAGGAACGATGAATGCTATTCCAGATCCCAAGCAAGTGTTGCAACTTTTGAAAAATGGCATATAGTTGTTGTTAAAAAAATACAGAAAAAGTGCTGTGGAGGGAGGGAAAATGATCACGTACGTTTATGAGACTATTCCTACAAAAGAAGGAGAAGAAATAAAACGATACGAAATTGAACAGAGTATTACAGATAAGCCATTAACCCATCATCCTGAAACAGGCGAACCGATTCAACGGATAATTTCTGGAGGATTAGGGGTACTTACCTCCGCCAAAAAATCCTCGGTGTCTTCCTCTTCTCATCCATCCTCAAGTTGTGGGTGTGGGGGAGGATGCGGTTGCTCTCATTAAAAGAGACACATCTTTTCTGTAGCCCAGAAAGGACTTCTTTTAAATTATTTATAAGTTTTTCTTTTTAACTAATGTTAATAAAATAACATTATTGACTTTCGATAATTTCTGATTCTAATTCTACAGCCCCTTTTAAAGATTGAGTAATCAAGCAATTTTCTTCTGCTTTACGCAATAACCTTCGAGCTTTCTCTTTATCTGTGCCTGGAGGGACAAAAAGTTTGGTTTTCAGGGAAAAATGGACAAAATACCTTACCCCATCTTTTCGATCGAGAGTTCCGTCAGCTTGACATTCAATTTTATGCCAGCGAAAATGATTCGCTTCGGCAACAGAATCGAATGTTAAAATCAAACAGCTGGATAATGAGGCAGGCAAGAGGGTTTCCGGTGACCATGTGTTCTTAGGTCCTCCATATTGTACAGGAGCGTTGATTTCAATGGGCGGCAAATCTTCATCTATACCTCTTGCAATAAGATTTCCAAAGGGACCTCCAGAGGTAACAACTTTATAGTGATGGGGAAGTGGATGCATGTCATCACAATATCAAAATTCTCCGGTTCATCAAATTATTTCTTGTGCTGTCTCAGCAAATAGAAGAAAATCTTATTTTAAAAAGAAAAATTTTTTTATTTTTCAAGCTTCATACCAAAAGAAAAAAGATTAACTGATCTTTGTAATTTACTGAATTACAAAGACATAATAATTTTACATATTTTTTTTGTAAAAAGGGGAATTAGATATTTTTTCTTTTTTCTATCTACTAATTTAAACGGAATACCCATAACTTAATTAATTTTAATAATATGTATTCATTTAATATTTTAAGAAAAATTGTTGACATTAATTTTTATTTTTTTTAGAAGAATAAGTTTTAAATAAATGTGTTTAAAATATTATGTTTTTATTATTTTTCCTTTTTTCTCTTTTTCCTTTTCATAAAAAAGCTATTTCCCATATGCCAACAGAGGTTAGGCTAAGAGGGCTGGCTTCTTGGTATGCGGAGCCTGGTCATGTGGGAAGAAAACTTGTAAAAGAACACAAGTTTACAGCTGCTCACAGGAGCTTGCCTTTTGGAACATATGTTGAAGTTCACAATTTAAAAAATAATCGAACAGTCATTGTTTGTATTGATGATCGGGGACCATTCATTAAAAACAGAATCATTGATTTGTCAAAGCCTGCAGCTGAAAAGCTAGAAATGATCCATTCGGGCATTGTTCCTGTGGAATTGAAAGTGATTCGATATGCTGCTTATTGAATAAAGATTGGAACTTTTTATCCATTAAAGATTCCATGAATCATAAAATGGAAATCTGAGATTTGTTCCACAGTAAAGGAGAGATTTTTAGATTGGATTTCTTGACTTATCTCCTCGATTGTAAAAGAGGCAAGTAGGGAATTAAAAAAGTCTCTTTTTAAAAGAAAGGGAGCATTGCCGACATAGCTTTCAGTCAGCAGTCTGGCTTTTTCTATTGATTCAGGCCGAATAAGATCTACGAAAAAAATAAAAGCTCCTTTTTTAGCATACTTTTTGATTGCTTGCCATACTAATGTTAGCCTTGGCAAATGATGTAATAAGCTATTGCTAAGCAGAACATCAAAAGGAGCTGGATAGGACCAGGTTGGAATTACCCCTTCAAAAAGTTGAATGGAATGGGAAAGATGATATTCTTCGATTCTTTTTCTCCCAATAGAGAGCATTGAAGGGGAACCATCAACACCGATAATTTTTGCCCTTGGAAATCTTTTGGCAAAGCGAATGGAAATGTCAGCTGTCCCACAGCCCATATCGAGAACTAAACCTTCATTAAAAGCAGAAAAAATGGCGGCAAATCGCTCGATAACTGCCTGATGAGCAGTGGAAAAGTCTGCCGAAGCATAGGCTAAAGCTTGATGAGGATCCAGCATTAGTTCAGGCTCAAGCGTTCTTTCCATTGATTTATGCAATCTATTATTTATGAATTTCTTAAGTCTCTGAAGGTATTATCTCTGTTAAGGGAAAGTAAGCAAAAGGGTTTTGATTTTTTCTGCTGCCTTTCGAAGCAAAAGAGTAATCATGCCTTCATAAGACTTAGTGGGATAAAGGATCCCAATGGCCGAATGGGGGCCAGCCATGCAAATGTAAAGTTGTACCTGGCTGCCAGTGATCTTTGTTTCCAATATATTTCCTGCTCCTGCTAATTCACATAGCCTTTTGGCATGTCCAATAGTGGAACTAACAACGGAAGCAATAATGTTTGAATAGTTTGAGAAACTGCATCGACTAACTGTAGCTCCCTTATTTGTAGAGATGACGATACCAAGAATATCCGGGTTCGCTGCAAAAAGATCAGATATTATTTGAGAAAGCTCTTGTTCTAGATACCGTACGAGATATTCGAAAGATTTGCTTTTTTTATGTTCCTCAATCATAACCTGGGCCAGCGTTTCATAAGCCTTTATCCAGGTTTGTTCCAATTCTTTTGTCCATTCTTTCCCAATAATTTTTCCAAGCGTCCAAATAAGAGTGTGACCAATCAAAGGATAATGTTCCACTTCCACTCCATACTTCACATGCCGACGGGCTAATTCCTTTGCAGCATCCAAAGCCGTATCGATA
Encoded proteins:
- the lysA gene encoding diaminopimelate decarboxylase; translated protein: MHHFYYRDSELYVEDVPVLSLVKEYGTPLYIYSAQTIIDHYTRFETLLEPLDHLICYAVKANSNLWILKLLANQGSGFDLVSGGELYRVLRAGGDPKKCTFAGVGKTRSEIEEALRVGIYSFIVESEEELLTIDAIAKKLSIQAPVAFRINPDVQAATHAKITTGSEVNKFGIAFSQVSELFDKCSKLDGVFLKGIQIHIGSQIQQVEPFLQAIQKVLPLVEKARQKYGAEFLDIGGGIGIVYEQAIESGREDWWKERKESLTLAQYVESILPLVKPLGMRLLVEPGRVLVGNAGILVSQVLYVKKGGAKKFIIVDAAMNDLVRPAFYDAYHQIIPLREQLDPRMEVVDVVGPVCESSDCFAIDRLLPKVQAGEYLAIFSTGAYGFSMASNYNSRLKPAEVMVSGKTVKLIRKRESYQDLVALEEELT
- a CDS encoding isochorismatase family protein; translation: MIDLQDKLLSVMENRDRVVQKAVQIVKLAKLFSLPLYITEQVPEKLGTTCKEILEVAGEVPRLSKNTFSASPVLPADIPKNILVCGIETHICVRQTVYDLRMRDKTPYVLGDAISSRNQIDHQLGIEEMRQDRVLISSVEAIAWEMIEKAEGDFFKEFLSILK
- a CDS encoding P-II family nitrogen regulator; its protein translation is MDSLLKIEAIVKPFKLGEIRKNLFKEEIFSITIYKVKGLEEEENRIEKYRGDEYFPVLKTLYKLEIVVHKNKLQTILTALDNIINIDKNSGGKITITPISRVYLIVATSSLTKKHISQLPQTSILF
- a CDS encoding ribokinase, with the protein product MLWIIGSCNIDVTVKVERFPKEGETVLALESHISVGGKGANQAVGAAVWKIKPKLIASVGSDPFGQQVFQTLQQYGVDTSFIVASDKHPTGMAWIEVDKIGNNRITVVPGANADLLAGQILPKLVSLKETDYVLAQLEIPVKSVESSFAYAKRKGATTILNLSPSFEGLEVLLSLTDLLVLNEKEYCQLTKISSFLETMEEAKAHFFRYGITALVVTAGELGAFLSMKNRSFVHFPSPKVQVVDSSGAGDAFLGTFSAWMEMGKSIEEALKASVISGSLACCRLGTMNAIPDPKQVLQLLKNGI
- a CDS encoding OsmC family protein produces the protein MHPLPHHYKVVTSGGPFGNLIARGIDEDLPPIEINAPVQYGGPKNTWSPETLLPASLSSCLILTFDSVAEANHFRWHKIECQADGTLDRKDGVRYFVHFSLKTKLFVPPGTDKEKARRLLRKAEENCLITQSLKGAVELESEIIESQ
- a CDS encoding septal ring lytic transglycosylase RlpA family protein; translation: MPTEVRLRGLASWYAEPGHVGRKLVKEHKFTAAHRSLPFGTYVEVHNLKNNRTVIVCIDDRGPFIKNRIIDLSKPAAEKLEMIHSGIVPVELKVIRYAAY
- a CDS encoding class I SAM-dependent methyltransferase; the protein is MERTLEPELMLDPHQALAYASADFSTAHQAVIERFAAIFSAFNEGLVLDMGCGTADISIRFAKRFPRAKIIGVDGSPSMLSIGRKRIEEYHLSHSIQLFEGVIPTWSYPAPFDVLLSNSLLHHLPRLTLVWQAIKKYAKKGAFIFFVDLIRPESIEKARLLTESYVGNAPFLLKRDFFNSLLASFTIEEISQEIQSKNLSFTVEQISDFHFMIHGIFNG
- a CDS encoding globin domain-containing protein yields the protein MIDKADEAGLLFYKRLFEVEPNVRSLFRENIEKQGRKLIDVLNWIVLNLQDIDTALDAAKELARRHVKYGVEVEHYPLIGHTLIWTLGKIIGKEWTKELEQTWIKAYETLAQVMIEEHKKSKSFEYLVRYLEQELSQIISDLFAANPDILGIVISTNKGATVSRCSFSNYSNIIASVVSSTIGHAKRLCELAGAGNILETKITGSQVQLYICMAGPHSAIGILYPTKSYEGMITLLLRKAAEKIKTLLLTFP